The Epinephelus moara isolate mb chromosome 21, YSFRI_EMoa_1.0, whole genome shotgun sequence DNA window GCAACTGCTGCCCCACATCACCCTGCCCCTCAGGTGCCTCAAATTCCCCATCCCTATTACTTTCCACCCTACATGTATCCTAAATACCCCGTAGTACCAAAACCTACGACGGCAACGACCACCACCACAACTGCAAAGAAACCACAAGTTCCTCAATATCCACAATACCCGTTTTTCCCTCCGTTTTACCCCTATCCCCAACCTGTTCCCGTCACAACAACAGTGCCCACCACCACTGCAAAGCCAGCAGCAGTCACGTTTCCTCCACCGATGTATCCTTTTCCTTTCTACCCTCCTTTTCCTTGGCCCCTTCCAGGGCCTCTGCCAGCAACCCCGAAACCCACGACAACTACAACAAAGGCGCCAACAAAAGCGCCAACTAAACCCCAGATACCGCCGTTCCCACCATACCTGCCTTTCTATCCTCCATTTAATCCTTTTTACCCTCCCTTTATGCCTCCCTATCCCAACTTTCCAACCCCTAAGCCCACAACGACAACACCCACGACTACGACAACCAAGAAGAAGGACCCAACACCGCACCCTCATATTCATCCGCATGTCCATTATCCATATCCAATTCCACCATTTCCTCCTGCTCCTTTCCCCATTTCAGGCTAACCTGCTGAAACAGTTCTAATAAATGGTTTGAACAATAAGTGACCCTGTCCAGTTGTTTAACCTGCAAACTTAGAGAAATTCAACTGTGTTGGGAGGAATTTGGTACCCTTTATTCTAAGCTTATGAAGTGGATGAGGTAAGTGGTCCATAGATTAGTACATTTGATTAGAGGCTCTTTGAAAGTGGTGCATTTGATAAATGTGAGACACTGGTTAAAATTGTCAACAATCTAAGCACAAATTTTCTTTGTGCAAAAATGCATACTTTTTCCAGCATCTTCAAAATGAGTTTTTCTTTGCATCTAAAATCCTATTATAATTTTCAATAAGTGACCTCATTACGGACCACTTACGGTAAGCTTGGACTCAAATGTCATTCCCTGGTAAGTCCTCAGGTGCAGAAagatcaactttttttttcccatatcAAAAGGATGGTTAGCTGGATTATTTGACTATTTAAAATGTACATAAGCTGATAGTAATagactgaatttttttttttttaattggattAAAACACACTTAAGGCTTATTTCCATTGTGGTTCTTTATTGCAGTACAAGATGGCAACTTTAAGTGAACATTTCATCAGGTTTGCTGGCAGTGGTCTATCCATGTTTACCACCTGAATAGATTGTAGTTGAGTCAGACTGGGCTGTTGGAGACTGTCTACATGGTGGCACCATGGCTCAACCATTTAAGATtcttttgaatattttatttggATCATAATCAAGTTGTGCTTGAGCACAAGGTTTACTGAAAAGACCTTTTATTCAGTGTGTGCTGTCATGTGTGAATGAGTCTTTAATTAGACTTTACATTTAAATGGTGCTACCTTTAtgaatttttgttttggttCTGTCACCAGATCCAGAAGAATTAAGCATGATCAAACATTACATTTGCTCATAAGTGTTCAAGCTGCATTAAGCTGAAGTTGTGCTTTCATACATGCAGAAGTCACTGAAACACACTCTTGAAGTTAGTAGaaatattaaagaaaacaaacaggtgATCTGAACCCTTAAAGGAAATGATGAAATAAGcagtaaaaagcaaatgtaatgtCATAACAAAACACCCTATTTGCTTGGTTTagctttgtattttgtatttaattattgctatataatgtaatgtaatggcAATGCAATACAGCAATATAAAGTCTGTTCTGCTGTACAGTTCAGAGAGTTGGCGAGTGGTAAAAACAGACATGATGAAAGTACAAGTCTTTCACAATGGATGCCTCAGATGAATCTGCCAGATCTTCTGGCCAAAATCTCCAACCTTCAACTGTACAAGAAAACAGGTAGCTGGAGCATCACCAAAGAAATCACACACAGATGTTTGAGATGGCTAAGCCATGTGCTAAGAATAGAACAGGGCCAGATCACGAGTCGCCTGAAGATGAACACCACCAGGCAAAAGAAAACCTGGAAGGCCCAAAACCACCTGGCGCAGAACTGTCACTGGAGATGGAAAAGATGAACCTGTCATGGGGGGAGGCGCAACATGCTGCCAAAGATCGGATGTAGTGGAAAGAGCTCATTGAAGCCTTCTGTTCCATATGGGATAAAGAGGAGTAAGTAAGTTATTGCTATGTTGTCTTTATGCTCAAAAACCGCCAGCAAAGAGATGGTGTTTTTACCTGAACCATCTGCCTGATAGCCACCTTAAAAATTAGATGACTTTGTGGCTCCCTGATAGCCTAAGAGTTACCAGCTCTGACCATGAAAAGCAATGTCCCTGATCCAAGTCAGACTGGGGACCTTTGTTGTGTGTCATTCCCTATCTTGTTCCCCTATGATTTCCTTCGCTTTCTACTTTCTCTTTCCTGTCAGCTCTATAATAAAGGTAAAACCAAAGCCCAACCCATGGGCTACATCTATGATCTAGAAAATCTTACTGTTATTACATCCATTAAACTTAGAGGtaacattttataaatataaGTTGCAATTTGTGTAGTTTTTTAAGTCTAGTATTCATTTTCAAACTTCTCTTTTTATTCGCAGCTCACACAGACACGTTTCCTCTTAGGATCATTACAGTTTCAGCTATTTAATAACTTTGTAAAATATGATAGCTCAAAATATAAtgattgtggattttttttattttgaaaaccttGAATATATTCAACCATTGATCATGGGttgattatgagacaatgggcccctgggcacagatttGCAAAGGGCTCTACCACCTCCCCTACATAGGAGCAAAACACACATACTTTGTGGTGGTTTCATGTCTCTTAGTGGTTATTTTGTATTTCCTTGCAgtagttttgtgtgtttttgtagtcGTTTCGGTCTCTTTGAGTTAATGTTGTGTCTTACTGAGGAAATTGTCTgcccttttttgtctttttgtgtctctttgtggtcattttgagtctctttcatCGGTCTGTGTTAACctgagtgacattttgtaaGTGACAGCCACGCCTATTTTACACTGGACGTAAAACAGACATGAGAAACAGAGTAAAAAGATACACATAAAGCCAACAAACTCTCTCAAACATTTCACCAAAGACACTGGACAATGTCCTCCAGAATTAAATGTCAAAAccaaaaaacactgagaaaTGTACTTTCACATAACCACAGCAAAATAACccaacaaataaatgacatgtCGCCTTGATAAATATGCagagcagacttttttttaacctgagaCAACAATCAAAGGCTCTTAACGAGCCCCAGCCTGTTGCAAGCGTAATTAACACAGGTGCAAGCTGAAGCTGAAGATGCACCTGACTGGTTGTTTAAAGTGCAGTTGTTCTGCTGCATATCTGAAAGTGCTGTCCGTCTGCTCTGAGCTTGCATCTCCGCTATGGCAGGAGACAATGAAAGAGGACACAGATCATGTCAAGCTGCAGCAGTCATATTAATCCTGTGCACTTTGGCCCAGAGTTTAACTTGTTTTAGCTTGAGAGGGCTGGGCAAAAACATGCAGCAGGACAGGGTAGCTAATGAGGCCACAGTGATCGATGTAAGGACAGGAAGAGTTATCTTAAATGGGAAAGATGTTAGCTCCCAGTCAGGATCTGCATCTGCTGCTGCCGCAGGAAATGACGGATTGTTGCGTGTTGACTCTGATCAATCAGATGGCGCAGGTAAGATTTTGTCCAGTTATCAGCTAACTTAATTTACAGCATACAAACACAGCAG harbors:
- the LOC126382944 gene encoding uncharacterized protein LOC126382944, with protein sequence MCTEMMHKGKRKSSAVYLAAAVILMCYLVQTIDCYRLRKTERREGRREADAAQTAAVQEGKILFGSGLGSHADRNKKSSSNTSVDDEAAYQADSAGWLKGQVYDPSPKEASFKRMAPSLQCGADQMKFRAVGPGATHFAVEQVNAAPMPLSQVPSTCGYNMQRNPLGLVMLVPYDGCNMIQEGGNYMLPMRWQGTPVSLMCPKPAATAAPHHPAPQVPQIPHPYYFPPYMYPKYPVVPKPTTATTTTTTAKKPQVPQYPQYPFFPPFYPYPQPVPVTTTVPTTTAKPAAVTFPPPMYPFPFYPPFPWPLPGPLPATPKPTTTTTKAPTKAPTKPQIPPFPPYLPFYPPFNPFYPPFMPPYPNFPTPKPTTTTPTTTTTKKKDPTPHPHIHPHVHYPYPIPPFPPAPFPISG